DNA sequence from the Dehalococcoidia bacterium genome:
CTTGATCTTGCGCACCGCCAGGGGCCCGTTCTCAGCGATGGTGCGGGCGAACCGCTCAGCGGTGGGCATCAGCTCCGCCAGGGGCACCACATAGTTGACCAGGCCGATGCGATAGGCCTCCTGGGCAGGTATAGGGTCGCCTGTGAGGAGGATCTCCATGGCCTTGCAATAGGGGATCTGGCGGGGAAGGCGGGCCATGGAGCCCCCGCCAGGTACCAGGCCCCTCTTGGGCTCCATAAGGCCCAGGGAAGCGTGCTCGGCAGCGATGCGGATATCGGTGGCCAGAGCCAGCTCCGTGCCCCCGGCCAGGCACCAGCCATTGATAGCAGCGATGACGGGCTTGTAGATGGGGCGCAGCCGCATCAGGGCGATGTCAATAAGCCGTACGCCGTCTATCCGCTCCTCCAGGACGCGCCGGTCCCACTCGTCCTCTGGCGCCCTAGCGCGGGTCATTAGGGGAATGAGGCGCTTCAGGTCGGCCCCGGCACTAAAGGCCTGATCGCCAGCCCCAGTGATGATGGCCACCCGCGCCTCCGGGTCGGCGTCGAACTCTAGCCAGG
Encoded proteins:
- a CDS encoding enoyl-CoA hydratase-related protein yields the protein MTAVIYEKKDYIVYITLNRPEVHNAMNPEMVVRLAEAWLEFDADPEARVAIITGAGDQAFSAGADLKRLIPLMTRARAPEDEWDRRVLEERIDGVRLIDIALMRLRPIYKPVIAAINGWCLAGGTELALATDIRIAAEHASLGLMEPKRGLVPGGGSMARLPRQIPYCKAMEILLTGDPIPAQEAYRIGLVNYVVPLAELMPTAERFARTIAENGPLAVRKIKETVIRSSGVPLEEAYRLENEASAVIMRSEDAREGARAFAEKRPPRFTGR